A window of the Planococcus citri chromosome 4, ihPlaCitr1.1, whole genome shotgun sequence genome harbors these coding sequences:
- the LOC135845145 gene encoding speckle-type POZ protein-like yields the protein MASSDMQNFNTSSSSVCRTEVNFRDLDFVWMIDNYRNVIDKRGSTIKSSAFSASGDEFKWCLHLAPMYDPSRGGASWVSLFLYPNDTSDISKYTPVSGNVKLSLINAVNEEKKTQQIEFTLPSSNGHHYAGFYQFVERNYLFDEVNQMLPKDQLKITCQLSYIKMTDIVNVSGLSLSRKTRSEENKTASLGGIEKLFLNDKFSDVTLCVNKQKYPAHKSVLAARCPYFWKMFEADLTENNSDSIELKEIDEVVFREVLHFIYTGNAQELETMVPELLEAADKFGIDELKRICEEELFGALSTETAGDILILADRFNAENLKMLTMDYVKVNSYNPNMLSEEVRNKLVKSHPDLLLKMLDALAKVSSKDV from the coding sequence ATGGCTTCGTCAgatatgcaaaatttcaatacttcaTCATCATCTGTGTGTCGTACTGAAGTCAATTTTAGGGACTTGGATTTTGTGTGGATGATAGATAACTACAGGAATGTGATCGACAAGAGAGGCTCTACGATTAAATCATCTGCGTTTTCGGCCAGCGGTGACGAGTTTAAATGGTGCTTACACCTCGCTCCCATGTATGATCCCAGTCGTGGCGGCGCCTCATGGGTGTCATTATTTTTATACCCAAATGATACTTCTGACATTTCCAAATATACTCCAGTTTCGGGTAATGTAAAGCTCTCTTTGATAAATgctgtaaatgaagaaaaaaaaactcagcagATTGAGTTCACGTTACCGAGCTCAAATGGACACCACTATGCAGGATTCTATCAATTCGTGGAAAGAAATTACCTGTTTGATGAAGTTAATCAGATGTTACCAAAAGATCAACTTAAAATAACTTGCCAATTATCTTACATCAAGATGACGGATATAGTTAACGTTTCTGGTCTATCATTATCGAGAAAAACTAGAAGTGAAGAAAACAAGACTGCTTCTTTAGGAGGAATAGAAAAGTTATTCCTGAATGATAAATTTAGCGACGTCACGTTATGCGTTAACAAGCAAAAGTATCCGGCGCACAAAAGCGTATTGGCAGCGCGTTGTCCTTATTTCTGGAAAATGTTTGAAGCTGACTTGACAGAAAACAATTCGGATAGTATCGAACTGAAAGAAATTGATGAGGTAGTTTTTAGGGAAGTTTTACATTTCATATATACAGGAAACGCTCAGGAATTGGAAACGATGGTTCCTGAGTTATTGGAAGCAGCTGATAAATTCGGCATAGACGAGTTGAAACGAATTTGCGAAGAAGAATTATTCGGAGCTTTATCGACAGAAACTGCTGGGGATATATTGATATTGGCTGATAGATTTAATGccgagaatttgaaaatgttgactaTGGATTACGTAAAAGTGAACTCGTACAACCCAAATATGTTATCTGAAGAAGTTCGAAATAAGTTGGTGAAATCGCATCCTGAtctgcttttaaaaatgttggatGCCTTGGCAAAGGTATCGTCTAAAGATGTTTAA